From Bdellovibrionota bacterium, one genomic window encodes:
- a CDS encoding TIGR02147 family protein, which produces MNTHIDPRVWLQSEFSKRRAKNPHYSLRMLAKKLDIPSGRLSEILSGKRRVTRQLAIQIADKLSLDPELRSKLITSTTAFKSDNLQEPSFEQISLDSFHVIADWYHFAILSLIELKNFQNDAKWISRRLGISIVDTNTALERLFRLGLVKEKNNKLTQTHKNISTTHDIQSIALRHSHKQSLENAITALEEVSIEKRDITSMTMAIDSSKIPQAKEMIKKFRRQLCAFLESGTKKDEVYDLNVQLLPITKRVSND; this is translated from the coding sequence ATGAACACACACATTGACCCAAGAGTATGGTTGCAATCTGAATTTAGTAAAAGGCGCGCTAAAAATCCTCATTATTCACTGAGGATGCTCGCGAAAAAGCTAGATATACCTTCTGGTAGACTCTCAGAAATTTTGTCAGGAAAAAGAAGAGTGACGAGACAATTAGCAATTCAGATTGCAGATAAGCTTTCTTTGGATCCAGAGTTAAGATCGAAATTGATTACAAGTACAACAGCTTTTAAGTCAGATAATCTTCAAGAACCCTCTTTTGAACAAATTTCTTTAGATTCTTTTCATGTGATTGCTGATTGGTATCATTTTGCAATTTTAAGTTTAATCGAATTAAAAAATTTCCAAAACGATGCCAAATGGATTTCTCGCAGATTAGGAATTTCAATTGTTGATACTAATACCGCACTTGAGCGTTTATTTAGACTGGGTTTAGTAAAGGAAAAGAACAACAAGCTAACTCAAACCCACAAAAATATCTCTACTACTCATGACATTCAATCTATCGCTTTGAGGCATTCACATAAACAAAGCTTAGAAAATGCCATTACAGCATTAGAAGAAGTTTCGATAGAAAAGAGAGATATCACATCCATGACTATGGCGATCGATTCTTCAAAAATACCACAAGCAAAAGAAATGATAAAAAAATTCAGACGTCAACTTTGTGCCTTTTTAGAATCCGGAACTAAAAAAGATGAAGTTTATGATCTTAACGTACAACTTTTACCGATTACAAAGAGGGTTTCCAATGATTAA
- the carB gene encoding carbamoyl-phosphate synthase large subunit: MRDPKIKKVLILGSGPIVIGQACEFDYSGTQACKALMKEGLEVVLINSNPATIMTDPEIATKVYIEPLKAQFIERIIEKEKPDSLIPTLGGQTALNAALELDRLGILEKHNVKMLGTSSEIIQKAEDREKFKHVLDKVGAKAPKSYLVRSFDEGWERGQELGFPIILRPNYTLGGAGGGIAYSIDEYRGMLQMALYESPTTEVLIEQSILGWKEFELEVMRDRDGTFVVICSIENFDPCGIHTGDSITVAPQQTLTDKEYQDMRDEAQKILNEIGLETGGANVQFAVDPKTKERVVIEMNPRVSRSSALASKATGFPIAKIAALLSIGYRLNEITNDITKSTPCCYEPALDYVVTKIPRFAFEKFPGTEDVLTTQMKSVGEVMGIGRTFKESFQKALHSLENDGIGFKTVTFSEQKIAYPNSERIHYIAQAFREGKTTEYIHELSQIDYWFLEQFKEIMDHEQVLTGVQLDKDVLLEAKRKGFSDKQIAVIKNVSEASIRELREQYNLHPCFFQVDTCAAEFQSETPYYYSTYWSEPSEKQSKKDTIVVIGSGPNRIGQGIEFDYGCVRGVKAIQKEGLRVVMINSNPETVSTDYDTSNELYFEPLTYEFVHEVMRFIGPKGFIPQWGGQTSIGLAHKLVDGGYELLGSSLQTIDLAEDRGQFSKVCRELNLKIPKSKMIFTVDEAKQFVKEINYPVLCRPSYVIGGRRMEVLETDEDLEEYFDKYGEFISAENPFMVDEFLERALEVDVDLVRGLDWCVIGGVVEHIEAAGVHSGDSMGVLPPQRLKDETLIKMEELSKALADKMNVIGHLNLQLAVKNDEIYVLEANPRSSRSVPFVAKASMVPLVDLAVKAILGKKPEKQYDWKKTKEVSVKGVVFPFNKFKQSDSILGPEMKSTGESMGRGADYSEALLKAFISSHVKLPQSGEVFLSLREKDKEIMLPLAKELLGMGYTISATRGTAHFLGDHDLPCVIVRKVFEGRPNCVDRIRTGKVSFVINTTSGRKAIEDSFSIRRSCIDYAIPCVTESDAAEALLLAIKKARTGEFDVKPL, from the coding sequence TTGAGAGATCCGAAGATAAAAAAGGTGTTGATTCTTGGCAGTGGGCCCATAGTCATTGGACAAGCGTGTGAATTTGATTATTCAGGAACCCAAGCCTGTAAAGCTCTAATGAAAGAAGGACTCGAAGTTGTCCTCATCAACTCCAATCCTGCGACCATCATGACAGATCCCGAAATTGCAACGAAAGTTTACATTGAGCCTCTCAAAGCGCAATTTATCGAACGCATCATCGAGAAAGAAAAACCTGATTCCTTGATTCCTACTCTTGGTGGGCAAACCGCATTGAATGCCGCTCTAGAGTTGGATCGTTTGGGAATTCTAGAAAAACACAACGTAAAAATGTTGGGGACATCTTCGGAAATCATTCAGAAAGCGGAAGACCGCGAAAAATTTAAACACGTTTTAGATAAAGTGGGTGCGAAAGCTCCCAAAAGTTATTTGGTAAGAAGTTTTGATGAAGGTTGGGAGCGCGGACAGGAGTTGGGTTTTCCAATTATCCTAAGACCCAACTACACACTCGGAGGAGCCGGTGGGGGAATTGCATATTCTATCGATGAGTATCGTGGCATGCTGCAAATGGCCCTCTACGAGAGCCCGACTACAGAAGTTTTAATTGAACAGAGCATTTTAGGTTGGAAAGAATTCGAACTGGAAGTGATGAGAGATCGCGATGGAACATTCGTGGTGATTTGTTCTATCGAAAATTTTGATCCATGTGGAATTCATACTGGTGATAGCATCACGGTGGCCCCACAACAAACTCTGACCGACAAAGAATACCAGGATATGCGTGATGAAGCGCAAAAGATCTTAAATGAAATTGGTCTTGAGACGGGTGGAGCAAATGTTCAGTTTGCTGTAGATCCAAAAACAAAAGAGCGTGTCGTAATTGAAATGAATCCCAGAGTGAGTAGATCATCAGCGCTGGCCTCGAAGGCCACGGGATTCCCAATTGCCAAGATCGCAGCCCTGCTTTCCATTGGTTATCGCTTAAACGAAATTACAAATGACATTACAAAATCAACTCCATGTTGTTATGAGCCGGCATTGGACTACGTTGTAACTAAGATTCCAAGATTTGCTTTCGAAAAATTTCCAGGAACAGAAGATGTTCTCACAACTCAGATGAAGAGCGTGGGTGAGGTTATGGGAATTGGGAGAACGTTTAAAGAATCTTTCCAAAAAGCTCTGCACTCTTTAGAAAATGATGGAATCGGTTTCAAAACTGTAACTTTCTCAGAGCAAAAAATTGCTTACCCGAACAGTGAAAGAATCCATTATATCGCGCAGGCTTTTAGAGAAGGAAAAACTACAGAGTATATTCACGAGCTTTCACAAATTGATTATTGGTTCCTAGAACAATTCAAAGAAATCATGGACCATGAACAGGTTCTTACAGGCGTTCAATTGGATAAAGACGTTTTACTAGAGGCAAAAAGAAAAGGCTTCTCCGATAAACAAATCGCCGTGATCAAAAATGTTTCAGAAGCATCTATCAGAGAGTTGAGAGAGCAATACAATCTCCATCCATGTTTCTTCCAAGTGGATACATGCGCAGCTGAATTCCAATCAGAAACTCCATATTACTACTCGACATACTGGTCAGAGCCTTCAGAAAAACAATCAAAGAAAGACACCATCGTGGTTATCGGTAGCGGACCGAATAGAATCGGCCAAGGCATTGAGTTTGATTACGGTTGTGTAAGAGGCGTTAAGGCGATTCAAAAAGAAGGCTTGAGAGTGGTGATGATCAACTCTAACCCTGAAACTGTTTCGACAGATTATGATACTTCCAATGAACTTTACTTTGAACCTCTCACTTATGAATTCGTTCACGAGGTGATGAGATTTATCGGTCCAAAAGGATTTATCCCGCAATGGGGAGGGCAGACTTCCATCGGACTTGCGCATAAACTTGTGGATGGCGGGTATGAACTTTTAGGTTCTTCGCTGCAAACCATAGATCTAGCGGAAGATCGCGGGCAATTTTCGAAAGTTTGTCGCGAACTCAACTTAAAGATTCCAAAATCGAAAATGATTTTTACGGTTGATGAAGCAAAGCAATTCGTCAAAGAAATCAACTATCCCGTTCTTTGCCGTCCAAGTTATGTGATCGGCGGTAGAAGGATGGAAGTGCTTGAGACCGATGAAGATCTCGAAGAGTACTTTGATAAATATGGTGAATTTATTTCGGCCGAAAATCCATTTATGGTGGATGAGTTTTTAGAGAGAGCTCTCGAAGTCGACGTGGATTTAGTTCGAGGACTTGACTGGTGCGTGATCGGCGGAGTGGTAGAGCACATCGAGGCGGCCGGCGTTCACTCGGGCGACAGTATGGGAGTTCTACCTCCACAAAGATTAAAGGACGAAACACTTATTAAAATGGAAGAGCTCAGTAAAGCTCTAGCCGACAAAATGAATGTGATCGGTCATCTCAATTTGCAACTGGCAGTGAAGAACGACGAAATTTATGTACTTGAAGCCAACCCAAGAAGTTCAAGGTCAGTTCCTTTCGTGGCAAAGGCATCGATGGTTCCACTTGTAGATTTAGCGGTAAAAGCGATTTTAGGTAAAAAACCAGAAAAACAATATGATTGGAAAAAGACCAAAGAAGTTTCCGTAAAAGGCGTCGTGTTCCCATTCAATAAATTCAAACAGTCCGACAGTATCCTTGGACCAGAGATGAAATCCACGGGTGAGAGTATGGGGAGAGGTGCCGATTATTCGGAAGCACTTCTAAAAGCTTTTATTTCATCACACGTAAAGCTTCCGCAAAGTGGTGAAGTGTTTTTATCCTTAAGAGAAAAAGACAAAGAAATCATGTTACCACTCGCAAAAGAACTTTTAGGAATGGGCTATACAATCTCTGCAACAAGAGGAACGGCACACTTCTTAGGTGATCACGATCTTCCATGCGTAATTGTCCGAAAAGTTTTCGAAGGCCGTCCAAACTGCGTCGATAGAATCAGAACAGGTAAGGTGAGTTTCGTGATCAACACCACTTCAGGTAGAAAAGCCATCGAAGATAGCTTCTCTATTCGTCGCAGCTGCATCGATTACGCAATTCCATGCGTGACGGAAAGCGATGCAGCTGAGGCGCTACTGTTGGCTATCAAAAAAGCACGCACCGGCGAATTCGACGTAAAACCTCTTTAA
- the carA gene encoding glutamine-hydrolyzing carbamoyl-phosphate synthase small subunit, which yields MSKKNGFLVLESGETFQGEWISGPDKAGEVVFNTSHSGFEEMATDPSYFSQILVCTASQQGNYGADPAVWESDKVHIQGFIALEIQNSDREKTWVKTLEKNNVPIFHKVDTRKLTMSLRKGTQWGALVQSETKAEALEKSQSLIAKAKNIDPDWAFLVSKKQKEIRKGAKKNGLRIAMIDYGVKENILRETLALVEEVCIFPSRTSHKEILDYKPSGIILSNGPGDPALVEKSVDTIKALLGVKPIFGICMGHQLLSLALGGKTYKLKFGHRGANHPIKDNIAQKIYMTSQNHGYAVDAKSLSMDIDVTHVNLYDNTVAGIRSKKWNALSVQFHPENSPGPRDARYLFEHFVELLGR from the coding sequence ATGAGTAAGAAGAATGGTTTTCTTGTTTTGGAGTCCGGCGAAACTTTTCAAGGTGAGTGGATATCAGGTCCCGATAAAGCAGGGGAAGTCGTTTTCAATACTTCGCACTCGGGTTTTGAAGAGATGGCGACCGACCCATCGTACTTTTCTCAAATTTTAGTCTGTACGGCTTCACAGCAAGGAAACTATGGAGCAGACCCAGCGGTTTGGGAGTCTGATAAAGTTCATATTCAAGGTTTTATTGCCTTGGAAATTCAAAACTCGGATCGCGAAAAAACTTGGGTCAAAACCTTAGAAAAAAATAATGTCCCTATATTTCATAAGGTAGACACCCGAAAGCTTACGATGTCTTTACGAAAAGGCACGCAGTGGGGAGCGCTAGTTCAGTCAGAAACAAAGGCAGAGGCCTTAGAAAAATCTCAGAGCTTAATTGCTAAGGCAAAAAACATTGATCCCGACTGGGCATTCTTAGTGTCTAAAAAACAAAAAGAAATCCGCAAAGGCGCAAAAAAGAACGGCCTTAGAATTGCCATGATCGATTATGGTGTAAAAGAAAATATTCTTAGAGAAACATTGGCTCTCGTAGAAGAAGTTTGTATTTTTCCCTCGCGTACCTCTCATAAAGAAATTCTTGATTACAAGCCGAGTGGAATTATTTTATCTAACGGCCCAGGCGATCCGGCTCTGGTAGAAAAAAGCGTAGATACAATTAAAGCGCTTTTGGGAGTGAAACCCATCTTTGGTATTTGCATGGGGCATCAATTACTTTCGTTAGCCTTGGGTGGGAAAACTTATAAATTAAAATTCGGACACCGCGGTGCAAATCATCCCATCAAAGACAATATTGCCCAGAAAATATACATGACAAGTCAGAACCATGGATATGCCGTGGATGCTAAAAGCTTGAGCATGGATATAGACGTTACTCACGTCAATTTGTACGACAATACTGTTGCTGGAATTAGGAGCAAGAAGTGGAATGCGCTCAGCGTTCAATTCCACCCGGAGAATAGTCCTGGACCACGAGATGCTAGATATTTGTTTGAACATTTCGTAGAGTTGTTAGGGCGATAA
- a CDS encoding aspartate carbamoyltransferase catalytic subunit, with product MSFHNRHFINFINSKQDDILFLFDKADKLAPHYKYQNKNACLLFFEPSTRTQISFDLAVRDCGMQSVTFNPESSSLKKGETVLDTLLNLEAMGFDLFIIRHGYPDENLKDLSAHINAPIINAGEGMSGHPTQALLDCYTISKERKNLKGEKVLFVGDIKHSRVVQSNIELMKILGIEVALCAPEGFLPLKGKYDGIKIFDKLEEGMEWATVLMSLRTQFERHEEFGNGIQSYAKLKENFVKNYSITEQRLKNWKKDGIIMHPGPFNRGIEIQSEILDDPRNCIFKQVENGRKIRRALIDSIIGDGR from the coding sequence ATGTCCTTCCATAACCGACATTTCATCAATTTCATAAATTCTAAACAAGATGATATTCTATTCCTTTTTGATAAGGCGGATAAGCTAGCGCCACACTATAAATATCAAAATAAGAATGCGTGTTTGTTGTTCTTTGAACCTTCGACCAGAACTCAGATCAGTTTTGACTTGGCCGTGAGAGATTGCGGAATGCAATCGGTGACTTTCAACCCAGAATCCAGCTCACTTAAAAAAGGCGAAACAGTTCTGGATACACTTTTAAACCTTGAGGCCATGGGTTTTGATTTATTTATCATTCGACATGGTTACCCTGATGAGAATTTAAAAGATTTATCAGCGCACATCAACGCTCCTATCATCAACGCGGGAGAGGGAATGAGTGGGCATCCGACCCAGGCTCTTCTTGATTGCTATACAATTTCAAAAGAAAGAAAAAATCTTAAAGGTGAGAAGGTTCTTTTTGTAGGGGATATCAAGCACTCTAGAGTTGTTCAATCCAACATTGAATTGATGAAAATCTTGGGCATAGAAGTAGCCCTGTGTGCACCAGAAGGATTTTTACCTCTAAAAGGTAAATATGATGGCATCAAAATCTTTGATAAACTTGAAGAAGGCATGGAATGGGCAACCGTTTTAATGTCTTTAAGAACTCAATTTGAAAGACACGAAGAATTTGGAAATGGAATCCAATCCTATGCCAAACTCAAAGAAAATTTCGTAAAAAATTACTCCATCACAGAGCAAAGACTAAAAAATTGGAAAAAAGACGGTATCATTATGCATCCGGGACCATTCAACCGTGGAATCGAGATTCAATCTGAAATTTTAGATGATCCAAGGAACTGCATTTTCAAACAAGTAGAGAATGGTAGAAAAATTAGACGAGCTCTAATTGATTCCATTATCGGAGACGGCAGATGA
- a CDS encoding TIGR02147 family protein, translating to MSSYKSVIKNHFQNRIKKNPRYSLRAYARDLDIPVSRLSDILNAKSGLSLVNAEKIAKNLNLSQKEKELFLNQVLAAHGRSDKTRKIAKKYIAETKEKDLGFSEINLDTFKIISDWYHYAILDLVETHSFTEDSKWISDRLNVSKFQVDQALRRLKKLNLLEAKKDKIKGLNKTITTPSDIPSQAIKDFHRQILEKAIEAIDFQSVEERDITTITIPLDLTLMKELKSKIKNFRRDINNWVKSHNLRPEEVYCLNFNLFRLTKKYKEGEKV from the coding sequence ATGTCGAGCTACAAAAGTGTAATTAAAAATCATTTCCAAAATAGGATTAAAAAAAATCCTAGATATTCTTTGCGTGCCTATGCAAGAGACTTAGATATTCCTGTCAGCCGGTTGTCTGATATCTTGAATGCTAAGAGTGGCCTGTCTTTAGTCAACGCTGAAAAAATAGCTAAGAACTTGAACCTTTCACAGAAAGAAAAAGAATTATTTTTAAATCAGGTCCTTGCGGCCCATGGCAGAAGTGATAAAACCAGAAAAATTGCTAAAAAATATATAGCTGAAACTAAAGAAAAAGATTTGGGCTTTTCTGAAATAAACTTAGATACTTTTAAAATTATTTCTGATTGGTATCACTATGCAATTTTAGATTTGGTGGAAACCCATTCTTTTACTGAAGATAGCAAATGGATATCGGATCGTTTAAATGTAAGTAAATTTCAAGTCGATCAGGCGCTGAGAAGATTAAAAAAGCTCAATTTGCTTGAAGCCAAGAAAGACAAAATAAAAGGCCTTAACAAAACAATAACAACCCCTAGCGATATTCCTTCCCAGGCCATCAAAGATTTCCATCGACAAATTTTAGAAAAAGCCATCGAAGCAATAGATTTTCAAAGCGTTGAAGAGAGAGATATAACGACGATTACCATTCCTTTAGATCTGACTTTGATGAAAGAATTAAAGAGTAAAATCAAAAATTTTCGAAGAGACATTAACAATTGGGTCAAATCTCACAACCTAAGACCTGAAGAAGTTTATTGCTTAAATTTTAATTTATTTAGATTAACAAAAAAATACAAAGAAGGGGAGAAGGTATGA